From one Parambassis ranga chromosome 5, fParRan2.1, whole genome shotgun sequence genomic stretch:
- the adipor1a gene encoding adiponectin receptor protein 1a, which produces MSGRNGSASDADCRISEDCHVPDVELMELGPLLEEAGGRPAASKGVHPEGAAMLADEEEEDDEVGEVLTLPLQAHHAMEKMEEFVHKVWEGRWRVIPFHVLPEWLKDNDYLLHGHRPPMPSFRACFGSIFRIHTETGNIWTHLLGLILFLCLGTLTMLRPNMYFMAPLQEKVVFGMFFLGAVLCLSFSWLFHTVYCHSEKVSRTFSKLDYSGIALLIMGSFVPWLYYSFYCSPQPRLIYLTIVCVLGIAAIIVAQWDRFSTPRHRPTRAGVFMGLGLSGIVPTMHFTIEEGFVKATTVGQMGWFYLMGAMYITGAGLYAARIPERYFPGKCDIWFHSHQIFHVLVVAAAFIHFYGVSNLQEFRYGLEGGCTDDSLL; this is translated from the exons ATGTCAGGCCGAAACGGGTCTGCTAGTGATGCAGACTGCCGGATCTCTGAGGACTGCCATGTCCCAGATGTTGAGCTGATGGAGCTGGGGCcgctgctggaggaggcaggGGGGCGGCCGGCAGCATCTAAAGGGGTCCATCCAGAG ggagcTGCGATGCTTGccgatgaggaagaggaggatgatgaagtgGGAGAGGTTCTGACTTTGCCACTTCAAGCTCATCATGCCATGGAAAAGATGGAGGAGTTTGTACACAAG GTGTGGGAGGGGCGCTGGAGGGTAATCCCTTTTCATGTCCTGCCTGAGTGGCTGAAGGACAACGATTACCTCCTGCATGGACATCGCCCCCCTATGCCCTCCTTCAGGGCCTGTTTTGGAAGCATCTTCAGAATTCACACTGAGACAGGAAACATCTGGACACATCTGTTAG gGTTGATCTTATTCTTGTGTCTGGGCACATTAACCATGCTGCGGCCCAACATGTATTTTATGGCACCACTACAGGAAAAGGTTGTGTTTGGGATGTTCTTCCTGGGAGCTGTGCTCTGCCTCAGTTTCTCCTGGCTTTTTCACACTGTCTACTGCCACTCTGAGAAAGTGTCTCGCACGTTCTCCAA GCTGGATTACTCGGGCATTGCCCTCCTAATCATGGGCTCCTTCGTGCCCTGGCTGTACTACTCCTTCTATTGTTCCCCTCAGCCTCGACTTATCTACCTCACcattgtgtgtgtcctcggCATTGCCGCTATCATAGTCGCCCAGTGGGACCGATTTTCGACACCTCGTCACAGACCTACACGAGCAG GCGTGTTCATGGGTCTTGGATTGAGTGGCATTGTCCCCACCATGCACTTCACCATTGAGGAGGGCTTTGTTAAGGCAACCACAGTCGGACAGATGGGTTGGTTCTACTTGATGGGTGCCATGTATATCACTGGTGCTGGTCTGTACGCAGCCAGAATCCCTGAACGCTATTTCCCTGGCAAGTGTGACATCTGG TTCCATTCTCATCAGATTTTTCACGTTCTGGTCGTGGCAGCAGCGTTCATCCATTTCTATGGAGTTTCCAACCTGCAGGAGTTCCGCTATGGCCTTGAAGGAGGATGCACAGATGATTCTCTACTCTGA
- the kdm5ba gene encoding lysine (K)-specific demethylase 5Ba, whose product MTQPQLNEFIPPPECPVFEPSWEEFADPFAYINKIRPIAEKTGICKIRPPPDWQPPFACDVDRLKFTPRIQRLNELEAQTRVKLNFLDQIAKFWELQGCTLKIPHVERKILDLYQLNKLVDKEGGFDAVCRDRRWTKISVKMGFAPGKAIGSHLRAHYERILYPYNLFLSGDNLPMATLTNDTKDKEYTPHDLPQRQSVQPQETCSIARRAKRMRSERVKKEPGEICENRPNLRRRMGTYVTKPEPVRMAEVKKEPIKHEDPTEYEEAVLDKIHKPQSNKVDQYMCLVCGSGSAEDRLLLCDGCDDSYHIFCLIPPLHDVPKGDWRCPKCLAQECGKPQVAFGFEQAGRSYTLQAFGDMADSFKSDYFNMPVHMVPTELVEKEFWRLVSTIEEDVTVEYGADIASKEFGSGFPVSNGHFEVSPEDEHYLSSGWNLNNMPVLDASVLTHVTADICGMKLPWLYVGMCFSSFCWHIEDHWSYSINYLHWGEPKTWYGAPGYAAEHLEAVMKKLAPELFESQPDLLHQLVTIMNPNTLMNNGVPIYRTNQCAGEFVITFPRAYHSGFNQGFNFAEAVNFCTTDWMPIGRNCVDHYRQLSRYCVFSHDEMVCNMALKAETLDVDLASALQKEITIMIKEENAMLEKINRKGVVQSQQVDYEVLPDEERQCCKCRTTCYLSGITCACSPSKMVCLYHTQDLCPCPHSNLTLHYKFTLDELYSLMASVTLRAESYKEWVSNVEDIVENKDSKIRGLEELHSLVEQAESKMFPQTNLLDQLRTVTAEADKVAVMAQQLLNGKRQTRYRSGGGKSQSQNELTVEELRSFVQQLDSLPCNIRQAPLLKDLLTRVDDFQQRSNFLLSDESPNPQELQDLLDMSLGLDVELPQLPMLRERLEQARWLEAVQQANSRPDSLCLDTMRRLIDQGVGLAPHSSVEKAMARLQELLTVSEQWEERVLSLMEARPYHSIETLDAALQEVENIPAYLPNCLQLKDVVTKAKKWLNEAETLQLGGRIPVLDSLSELVLRAEGLPVRLDPLSRLEALVSDVQSWKESAAKTFLLKNSPFSLLEVLCPRCDVGSEHQRSKSKKVKEAPQMTKKASTKLDSVCEVERALLESKDSASAMTTLAEVRQREMEHLLALRASNESRLLPTENCCALTVCVCQKAPSGAMVQCELCRDIFHCSCVTVTADLDYGQAWLCPLCQRSRKPPLDKVLPLLASLQRIRVRLPEGDALRFLIERTVQWQHKVQQACAEGLLENVSAKGKAGPRSPLHLTQEVNGSSFHMEYQSVPLHGLDAELEELIVEGFLLQVTLPETEQLYRYLLYKLAPPPSQSAPCGNSTEQSPRSPRGSPHHNKNGGSGLKKEAVNGQSKRTKRRKDSSDSQHSDKAKKCRKKKPKKNKERSDESKRTCSPTHTVSDPAASDSEEDFSLCAAPWCREPEGDEVNWVQCDGSCNQWFHQVCVGLSAEQAEKEDYICISCTQPDYDRGE is encoded by the exons ATGACTCAGCCGCAGCTGAATGAGTTCATTCCTCCTCCGGAGTGTCCTGTTTTTGAGCCCAGCTGGGAGGAATTTGCCGACCCTTTTGCGTACATCAACAAAATACGACCAATTGCAGAGAAAACTGGCATCTGCAAGATCCGACCCCCGCCG GATTGGCAGCCGCCTTTTGCCtgtgatgttgacagactgaaaTTCACACCTCGCATACAAAGGCTTAATGAGTTGGAG gCTCAGACCAGAGTTAAACTAAACTTCCTGGATCAAATAGCAAAATTTTGGGAGCTCCAGGGATGCACTCTAAAAATTCCTCATGTGGAAAGAAAGATATTGGATCTCTACCAACTGAATAag CTGGTGGATAAAGAAGGAGGCTTTGATGCCGTCTGCAGAGACCGACGATGGACTAAGATATCTGTCAAGATGGGCTTTGCCCCTGGCAAGGCGATTGGCTCTCATCTGCGGGCGCACTATGAGCGGATCCTGTACCCTTATAACCTTTTCCTGTCTGGAGATAATCTGCCT ATGGCCACCTTGACCAATGACACTAAAGATAAGGAGTACACCCCGCATGACCTTCCACAGCGACAGTCTGTGCAGCCCCAGGAGACATGCAGCATTGCTCGCCGAGCTAAAAGAATGAGATCCGAA AGAGTCAAAAAGGAACCTGGAGAAATTTGCGAGAATCGTCCCAATCTGAGGAGGAGAATGGGAACGTATGTTACCAAACCAGAACCTG TGAGAATGGCAGAGGTAAAAAAGGAACCCATTAAACATGAGGATCCAACAGAATATGAGGAAGCTGTACTTGATAAAATACACAAACCTCAATCTAATAAA GTGGATCAGTATATGTGCCTGGTATGTGGGAGTGGTAGTGCTGAGGACCGACTGTTATTATGTGATGGTTGTGATGACAGCTATCACATCTTCTGTCTGATCCCTCCCCTCCATGATGTTCCAAAAGGTGACTGGAGATGCCCCAAATGCCTGGCTCAG gAATGTGGAAAACCTCAAGTTGCATTTGGCTTTGAGCAGGCAGGCAGAAGCTACACTCTTCAAGCTTTTGGGGACATGGCTGACTCCTTCAAGTCCGATTATTTTAACATGCCAGTTCAT aTGGTTCCTACTGAGCTGGTAGAGAAAGAGTTCTGGCGCCTAGTCAGTACCATCGAGGAGGATGTCACTGTGGAATATGGAGCAGACATTGCCTCCAAGGAGTTTGGGAGTGGTTTCCCTGTGAGCAACGGCCATTTTGAAGTCTCTCCTGAAGATGAG CACTACCTGAGCAGTGGCTGGAACCTAAACAACATGCCGGTTCTTGATGCTTCAGTGCTGACTCACGTTACAGCTGACATCTGTGGAATGAAGTTACCCTGGCTGTATGTGGGCAtgtgcttctcctccttctgctgGCATATAGAAGACCACTGGAGCTATTCCATAAACTATCTTCACTG GGGGGAGCCCAAAACTTGGTATGGGGCCCCTGGTTATGCAGCAGAGCACCTCGAGGCAGTTATGAAGAAACTGGCTCCTGAGCTGTTTGAGTCCCAACCAGACCTCCTTCACCAGCTGGTCACCATCATGAATCCCAACACGCTAATGAACAATGGCGTCCCG ATCTATCGCACCAACCAGTGTGCAGGCGAGTTTGTCATCACTTTCCCCAGAGCTTACCACAGTGGATTCAACCAGGGCTTTAACTTCGCTGAAGCAGTCAATTTCTGCACCACGGACTGG ATGCCCATTGGCCGAAACTGCGTGGATCACTATCGCCAGCTGAGTAGATACTGTGTCTTCTCCCATGATGAGATGGTCTGTAACATGGCCTTAAAAGCAGAAACACTGGATGTTGACCTGGCATCAGCATTGCAGAAGGAAATAACCATCATGATCAAAGAAGAGAATGCAATGCTAGAAAAGATTAACAGAAAG GGTGTGGTGCAGTCTCAACAAGTTGATTATGAAGTGCTCCCAGACGAGGAGCGGCAGTGCTGCAAGTGTCGGACCACCTGCTACCTGTCTGGCATCACCTGTGCCTGCAGTCCCAGCAAGATGGTTTGTCTGTACCACACCCAAGACCTCTGCCCCTGTCCTCATAGCAACCTTACACTCCA TTACAAGTTTACACTGGATGAGTTGTACTCCTTGATGGCATCAGTCACACTGCGTGCAGAATCGTATAAAGAGTGGGTCTCTAATGTTGAGGACATCGTGGAAAACAAGGACAGCAAGATAAGAG GTTTAGAAGAGCTTCACAGTCTGGTGGAGCAGGCAGAATCAAAGATGTTCCCTCAAACCAATCTCCTGGATCAGCTGCGTACAGTTACTGCTGAGGCTGATAAAGTAGCTGTTATGGCACAGCAGCTTCTCAATGGAAAGAGACAGACGAG GTATCGTTCTGGAGGAGGAAAGTCTCAAAGCCAGAACGAATTGACTGTGGAGGAGTTGAGATCCTTCGTCCAACAGTTAGACAGTCTGCCTTGTAACATCCGACAGGCTCCTTTACTGAAG GATCTGTTGACCCGGGTTGATGACTTCCAGCAGCGCAGCAATTTTCTTCTCTCTGATGAGTCGCCGAACCCACAAGAGCTGCAGGATCTGTTGGACATGAGTCTAGGCTTGGACGTGGAGCTGCCACAGCTGCCCATGCTCAGGGAGAGACTGGAACAGGCTCGCTGGCTGGAGGCTGTGCAGCAGGCCAACAGCCGGCCAGACAGCCTTTGTCTAGACACCATGAGGAGGCTGATAGACCAGGGTGTGGGCCTggctccacacagctctgtggagaaAGCCATGGCTcgcctgcaggagctgctgactGTGTCAGAACAGTGGGAGGAGCGAGTACTCAGCCTCATGGAGGCCAG GCCATATCACAGCATAGAAACCCTTGATGCTGCTCTGCAGGAAGTAGAAAACATCCCTGCTTATCTGCCCAATTGTCTCCAGCTGAAGGATGTCGTCACCAAGGCCAAGAAATGGCTTAATGAAGCTGAAACACTTCAG CTTGGAGGACGTATCCCAGTGCTGGATAGCCTCTCTGAGCTGGTTCTCAGAGCAGAGGGCCTCCCAGTGAGACTGGACCCGCTCAGTCGACTGGAGGCGCTCGTCAGTGATGTACAGAGCTGGAAGGAAAGTGCAGCAAAGACATTCCTACTAAAAAactcccctttctctcttcttGAG GTCCTCTGCCCTAGATGTGATGTAGGGTCTGAGCATCAGAGGTCAAAATCTAAGAAAGTCAAGGAAGCTCCACAGATGACTAAAAAAGCTTCAACAAAactggactctgtgtgtgaggtggagAGAGCTCTGTTGGAGAGCAAGGACTCAGCCTCTGCT ATGACCACTCTAGCAGAGGTGCGACAAAGGGAGATGGAGCACCTTTTGGCTCTGAGGGCTTCAAATGAATCCAGGCTTCTTCCTACTGAAAACTGTTGTGCActtactgtttgtgtttgccaAAAGGCCCCTTCAGGTGCCATGGTGCAGTGTGAACTCTGTCgagacattttccactgcagcTGTGTTACCGTGACTGCAGATCTTGACTATGGCCAAGCTTGGCTGTGCCCGCTATGCCAGCGGTCGCGGAAACCTCCTCTGGACAAGGTCTTGCCCCTGTTGGCCTCACTGCAGAGGATTCGTGTGCGGCTGCCAGAAGGAGACGCCCTGCGTTTTCTCATTGAGAGGACGGTGCAATGGCAGCACAAAGTTCAGCAGGCCTGCGCAGAGGGACTGCTTGAGAATGTGTCAGCAAAG GGGAAAGCTGGGCCCAGGTCACCATTACATCTGACTCAGGAAGTTAATGGTTCATCATTTCATATGGAGTACCAGTCTGTTCCACTTCATG GACTTGAtgcagagctggaggagctgataGTGGAGGGGTTCCTGCTGCAAGTCACCCTCCCtgagactgagcagctgtacagATACCTACTGTACAAACTGGCACCCCCACCCTCACAGAGTGCCCCCTGTGGGaacagcacagagcagagccCACGATCTCCAAGAGGGAGTCCCCACCACAACAAG AATGGAGGATCCGGTCTAAAAAAGGAGGCAGTGAACGGTCAGAGTAAGAGGACCAAGCGACGTAAGGACAGCTCTGACTCTCAGCACAGTGACAAAGCCAAGAAGTGTCGCAAAAAGAAGcccaagaaaaacaaagaaaggagCGATGAATCGAAGAGGACCtgttctcccacacacacagtgtctgacCCTGCAGCTTCAGATTCAGAAGAGGACTTCTCACTGTGTGCTGCACCATGGTGCAGAGAGCCAGAGGGCGACGAG GTAAACTGGGTCCAGTGTGATGGCAGCTGCAATCAGTGGTTTCACCAGGTCTGTGTTGGACTTTCTGCTGAGcaagcagagaaggaggactACATTTGCATAAGCTGCACACAGCCAGACTATGACAGAGGAGAGTGA
- the rabif gene encoding guanine nucleotide exchange factor MSS4: MDNNQELKESSDRSDLVSEEGKNIKSVLCRRCGSKVLCPEMAVLTEKELFLPAMQKKPGLSSTEGSVDGDTLTAHWFVDDMFTFENVGFTNNVGRIKYLICADCEIGPIGWHCLDDKKSFYIALERVNHA; encoded by the exons ATGGACAACAACCAAGAGCTGAAAGAGAGCTCGGACCGATCCGACCTGGTTTCTGAGGAAGGCAAGAATATCAAGTCTGTCTTGTGTCGACGCTGCGGATCCAAGGTGCTGTGTCCTGAGATGGCTGTGTTGACAGAGAAGGAG CTGTTCCTGCCAGCCATGCAGAAAAAGCCCGGCCTCAGCTCCACAGAGGGCTCAGTAGATGGTGACACTCTGACAGCCCACTGGTTTGTGGATGACATGTTCACTTTTGAGAATGTTGGCTTCACCAACAACGTGGGAAGGATCAAGTATCTCATCTGTGCAGACTGTGAGATTGGACCAATTGGCTGGCACTGTTTGGATGACAAGAAAAGTTTCTACATTGCTTTGGAAAGGGTGAATCATGCATAG